One window of bacterium genomic DNA carries:
- the alr gene encoding alanine racemase → MPDAKKKVSKESVQDVRTWVEVDKKALESNYTAVRAMLKEHCRLMAVAKSNAYGHGLIDYTREMEKLGADWFGVDSITEALALRRSGIQKPILVLGYTLSSRLWEAAKHDIRISVSSPDSLKDFIRHAASSRLPKIHLKIDSGMHRQGFMVSEISAAASALKKKFKNSGIVEGAFTHFAAAKNPAFPSETLTQTREYEKAIKILSSAGFSVLKHAAATGGMLVFPDTHFNMVRVGIGLYGLWPSQETNAVFSDALKLKPALSWKTVISEVKALPAGSRIGYDFTEMLRRDSRVAICPIGYWHGYPRALSGAGHVLVRGNRARVLGRVSMDMLSIDVTGIKNTMVGEEVTLIGRDGKEEVSADELGYLTGTTNYEIITRLNPLMKRVYV, encoded by the coding sequence ATGCCAGACGCCAAAAAAAAAGTATCCAAAGAGAGCGTCCAAGATGTGCGGACATGGGTCGAGGTGGATAAAAAAGCGCTAGAAAGCAACTATACGGCCGTAAGGGCTATGTTGAAGGAGCATTGCCGCCTTATGGCTGTAGCCAAGTCCAATGCCTATGGCCATGGTCTCATTGATTATACAAGAGAGATGGAGAAGCTTGGCGCCGATTGGTTTGGCGTCGATTCAATAACGGAAGCGCTTGCTTTGCGAAGAAGCGGCATTCAAAAACCCATACTGGTGTTAGGATATACCCTGTCGTCTCGGCTTTGGGAAGCCGCAAAGCACGATATTCGGATTTCCGTTTCCTCACCCGATAGCTTAAAGGACTTCATTCGACATGCTGCGTCTTCGCGTCTGCCAAAGATTCATCTTAAAATAGATTCAGGCATGCACCGGCAGGGCTTTATGGTTTCCGAGATTTCTGCAGCCGCATCCGCTCTCAAAAAGAAGTTCAAGAATTCAGGCATTGTAGAGGGTGCATTTACGCATTTCGCGGCGGCAAAAAATCCGGCTTTTCCTTCGGAAACGCTGACACAGACAAGAGAGTATGAAAAAGCAATAAAGATTCTTTCTTCGGCGGGGTTTAGCGTTCTTAAGCATGCTGCGGCAACCGGCGGCATGCTTGTGTTTCCCGACACGCATTTTAACATGGTAAGGGTCGGTATCGGTCTTTACGGCCTTTGGCCTTCACAAGAGACAAACGCGGTTTTTTCAGATGCCTTGAAACTCAAACCGGCGCTTTCATGGAAGACCGTTATTTCAGAAGTTAAGGCGTTGCCGGCAGGCAGTAGGATCGGATATGATTTTACGGAGATGTTGAGGAGAGATTCTCGGGTGGCGATATGCCCCATCGGCTATTGGCATGGCTATCCCAGAGCCCTATCCGGCGCGGGACACGTATTGGTAAGAGGAAATCGGGCCAGGGTTCTCGGCAGGGTTTCCATGGATATGCTGAGCATTGACGTGACAGGCATTAAAAATACGATGGTCGGAGAAGAAGTAACACTCATCGGGCGAGACGGGAAGGAAGAAGTCTCTGCCGATGAGCTCGGGTATCTTACCGGCACAACAAATTACGAGATCATTACGCGGCTCAATCCTTTAATGAAAAGGGTTTATGTGTAG
- the lysS gene encoding lysine--tRNA ligase, which translates to MPLEDIKKSREEKIALLRKEGINPYPPSSSKTHAIKEALDRFEDFFGNKTLVTLVGRMMLRREHGGSTFFHFEDETGRIQGYAKKDVLDENVYRKFLDAYDVGDIIEVSGTLFLTKKNEKTLEAHSITMLSKSVRPLPEKWHGLSDVEERFRKRYLDLVMNPEVRVRFVTRSKILQATREFFLESGFLEVETPVLHTIAGGALARPFKTRMETLDLDLYLRVAPELYLKRLLVGGFEKVFEMGKSFRNEGMDKEHNPEFTEPEAYIAYKDYEWLMGFTEHLFGHLIRSVFSKDHPIIRFDGKELQFATPWPRLDLNDLVKKHTGLDFWENSAEDFLKKAKELGITIEKKQTKAALLDELFKKVVRPMLQDPVFVINHPLELSPLAKSHRADPRKVERFQLVVGGMEVANAFSELNDPAEQRIRFEIQEKDRKAGDEEAHRMDEDYLEALEYGMPPAAGIGIGIDRLVRLFTDSASLREVLLFPTMRKK; encoded by the coding sequence ATGCCGCTTGAAGATATAAAAAAATCCAGAGAGGAAAAGATAGCGCTTTTGCGCAAAGAGGGCATAAACCCCTATCCTCCCTCAAGTTCAAAAACCCATGCCATCAAGGAAGCATTGGACCGGTTTGAGGACTTCTTCGGCAATAAAACCCTCGTTACGCTTGTCGGACGTATGATGTTGAGGCGCGAGCACGGAGGTTCCACATTCTTTCATTTTGAAGACGAAACGGGCCGCATCCAGGGATATGCGAAAAAAGATGTGCTCGACGAAAATGTATACCGGAAGTTTCTGGACGCCTATGACGTGGGAGACATCATTGAGGTTTCGGGAACGCTTTTTCTGACAAAAAAGAATGAAAAAACGCTGGAGGCTCACAGCATCACAATGCTTTCAAAATCCGTTCGGCCTCTTCCCGAAAAATGGCACGGACTTTCGGACGTGGAAGAACGGTTCCGCAAGCGGTATTTGGACCTGGTGATGAACCCGGAAGTGCGCGTCCGGTTTGTGACGCGTTCAAAAATTCTGCAGGCAACGAGGGAGTTTTTTTTGGAATCCGGATTTTTGGAAGTTGAAACTCCCGTACTGCACACCATCGCCGGAGGAGCGCTTGCCCGACCTTTTAAGACCCGGATGGAAACATTGGACTTGGATCTTTATTTACGGGTGGCGCCGGAACTCTATTTAAAGCGGCTTCTGGTGGGGGGATTTGAGAAGGTTTTTGAGATGGGCAAGAGCTTCCGCAACGAAGGAATGGACAAGGAGCACAATCCGGAATTTACGGAACCGGAAGCCTACATAGCCTATAAGGATTATGAGTGGCTTATGGGGTTTACCGAGCATCTTTTCGGGCACCTCATACGGTCGGTTTTCAGCAAAGACCATCCTATTATCCGTTTTGACGGGAAGGAACTGCAATTTGCTACTCCCTGGCCGCGGCTCGATCTTAACGATCTGGTTAAAAAACATACCGGACTTGATTTTTGGGAAAATTCAGCGGAAGATTTTTTAAAAAAAGCAAAAGAGCTCGGCATTACCATAGAAAAAAAACAAACCAAAGCCGCGTTGCTCGACGAGTTATTCAAAAAAGTAGTGCGTCCGATGTTGCAGGACCCCGTTTTTGTCATCAATCACCCACTCGAATTATCTCCGCTTGCAAAATCTCACAGGGCAGATCCGCGCAAGGTGGAACGTTTCCAGCTAGTTGTGGGAGGAATGGAGGTTGCGAACGCCTTTTCCGAGCTGAACGACCCCGCGGAGCAGCGCATACGCTTTGAAATACAGGAGAAAGACCGAAAGGCAGGGGACGAGGAAGCGCATCGAATGGATGAGGATTACCTGGAGGCATTGGAGTACGGCATGCCGCCTGCCGCGGGCATTGGCATAGGCATTGACCGGCTTGTACGGCTTTTTACCGATAGCGCATCGTTGCGGGAGGTATTGCTGTTCCCCACCATGCGGAAAAAATAG
- a CDS encoding serine--tRNA ligase, whose product MLDIKFIRENPEKVKEGVRKKNAKVDVDALLRLDADHRKLLSELEELRAEQNKKSKEAKGESAELKELKVRVQSLDKEESEKKEELDEILHTVPNLPFENVPVGPDESGNVVVREVGEKPKFDFPPKDYLVISEKLDIIDVERASQVSGSRFGYLKGRAALLEFALIQYTMKALTDKEILKGIIRENPHLEGISSEPFVPVVPPVMLKPNVFRKMARLNPGEEEERYYIQKDDLYLAGSAEHTLGPLHMDETLAEENLPKRYIGFSTSFRREAGSYGKDTKGILRVHQFDKLEMESFCLPELSRKEHEFIVACQEYLMKGLNIPYRVVEICTGDMGGPDARQIDLEAWMPGQGTYRETHTADLMTDYQARRLQTKVKRRAGSKELVHMVDATAFAIGRTLIAIIENYQTKDGEFAVPEALKSYLPYI is encoded by the coding sequence ATGCTGGATATAAAGTTTATTCGTGAAAATCCGGAAAAGGTCAAAGAAGGCGTTCGAAAAAAGAACGCTAAAGTTGATGTTGACGCGTTGTTAAGGCTGGATGCCGATCACCGAAAGCTCCTGAGCGAGCTTGAGGAACTTCGAGCTGAACAGAATAAAAAAAGCAAAGAAGCAAAAGGAGAGTCTGCCGAACTCAAAGAACTTAAGGTGCGTGTCCAGAGTCTTGATAAGGAAGAGTCGGAAAAGAAGGAAGAACTTGACGAAATACTCCACACAGTCCCTAATTTGCCATTTGAGAATGTCCCGGTAGGACCGGACGAATCAGGAAATGTTGTGGTTCGCGAAGTTGGAGAAAAACCAAAGTTTGATTTTCCGCCCAAGGATTATCTTGTCATCAGCGAAAAATTAGACATTATAGATGTCGAGCGGGCGTCTCAAGTTTCTGGTTCTCGTTTTGGATACTTAAAGGGAAGGGCCGCGCTTCTTGAATTTGCGCTTATCCAGTACACCATGAAGGCGTTGACCGACAAAGAAATCCTTAAAGGAATTATACGGGAAAATCCGCATCTGGAAGGAATCTCTTCCGAGCCTTTCGTTCCTGTGGTTCCGCCGGTTATGCTCAAACCCAATGTATTTCGTAAAATGGCGCGCCTGAACCCTGGCGAAGAAGAAGAGCGGTACTACATTCAAAAAGATGATCTCTATCTAGCCGGCTCTGCCGAACATACGCTGGGGCCTCTTCATATGGACGAGACGCTGGCCGAGGAAAACCTTCCAAAGCGCTATATAGGATTTTCTACCTCGTTTCGCCGAGAAGCCGGTTCTTATGGCAAAGATACAAAAGGAATACTGCGGGTTCACCAGTTCGATAAGCTGGAAATGGAGTCATTCTGTTTGCCCGAACTTTCCCGGAAAGAGCATGAGTTTATTGTGGCTTGTCAGGAATATCTTATGAAGGGGCTCAACATTCCTTATAGGGTAGTTGAAATATGCACGGGGGATATGGGAGGTCCCGATGCACGGCAAATCGATCTGGAAGCGTGGATGCCCGGGCAGGGCACGTATCGCGAAACCCATACGGCAGATCTTATGACCGATTATCAGGCGCGCAGGCTTCAAACTAAAGTTAAGAGGCGTGCGGGTTCAAAAGAGCTTGTACACATGGTTGATGCAACCGCTTTTGCCATAGGGCGTACCCTTATTGCCATCATTGAGAATTACCAGACCAAAGACGGGGAGTTTGCTGTTCCCGAGGCTCTCAAATCCTATCTTCCATATATATAA
- a CDS encoding DeoR family transcriptional regulator produces MGNQVLVNISVDKVKRLTLLLQKVLELLDEHEPLRTDISRESVSFFSHVSLASKGTLPASQKALLESLEKICNYLELAEHLPAFKDISIDILKSLYVGISRRLAEDVPMVEAEEKNPASPRFQTVSRRDGQGQHEEKILHKQAGRSSFFQKSRKTNLILDKPEKHLAPSPLSDRQQFMLRFASSRKKFQLKELISHFPSLSEKTIRNDLLALCEHGLVRRFGIAPRSYYEVSVHAEVSMHNTEHVFNHAESVVFNTEPIQVI; encoded by the coding sequence ATGGGAAACCAAGTTTTGGTAAATATCTCCGTAGATAAAGTAAAGCGGCTCACGCTCCTATTACAAAAGGTTTTGGAGCTTCTGGATGAACATGAGCCGTTGAGGACCGATATAAGCCGGGAAAGCGTCTCATTTTTCTCTCATGTGAGCTTGGCTTCAAAAGGGACACTCCCTGCTTCTCAAAAAGCACTTCTTGAGAGTTTGGAGAAGATATGTAATTACCTTGAGCTTGCCGAACATCTGCCCGCCTTCAAAGATATAAGTATAGATATTCTGAAAAGCTTATATGTCGGGATTAGTAGGCGCTTGGCTGAAGATGTCCCGATGGTTGAAGCGGAAGAAAAAAATCCCGCTTCGCCAAGATTTCAGACTGTCTCCAGGCGAGATGGACAAGGCCAGCATGAAGAGAAAATCCTTCATAAGCAAGCAGGGCGCTCTTCTTTTTTTCAAAAGTCGCGGAAGACAAACTTGATACTGGATAAGCCGGAGAAACATCTTGCTCCAAGTCCTCTCTCCGATCGTCAGCAGTTCATGCTTCGCTTCGCCTCGTCCCGCAAAAAGTTTCAACTTAAAGAGCTCATAAGCCATTTCCCCTCTCTTAGCGAAAAAACCATACGCAACGACCTTCTGGCTCTTTGTGAACATGGCCTTGTCCGGAGGTTTGGAATTGCTCCAAGAAGCTATTATGAAGTTTCTGTCCATGCGGAAGTATCAATGCATAATACGGAACATGTTTTTAATCATGCGGAATCGGTCGTTTTTAATACGGAACCCATACAAGTCAT